The proteins below come from a single Triticum aestivum cultivar Chinese Spring chromosome 5D, IWGSC CS RefSeq v2.1, whole genome shotgun sequence genomic window:
- the LOC123124467 gene encoding glutaredoxin-C15 — translation MERVTKLSSEKAVVIFTTSNCPMSHSVTSLFSSLGVGAAVHELDKDPRGRDMERDLARRLGRTPPVPAVFIGGKLVGSTDRVMSLHLSGKLVVMLKAAGAMWL, via the coding sequence ATGGAGAGGGTGACAAAGCTGTCGTCCGAGAAAGCGGTGGTGATCTTCACCACGAGCAACTGCCCGATGAGCCACTCGGTGACAAGCCTCTTCTCGAGCCTCGGCGTGGGCGCCGCGGTCCACGAGCTGGACAAGGACCCACGCGGCCGCGACATGGAGCGCGACCTCGCCAGACGCCTTGGGCGTACGCCGCCCGTCCCGGCAGTCTTCATCGGCGGCAAGCTCGTCGGCTCCACCGACAGGGTCATGTCCTTGCATCTCAGCGGGAAGCTCGTGGTCATGCTCAAGGCCGCAGGAGCCATGTGGCTCTGA
- the LOC123119816 gene encoding lysine-rich arabinogalactan protein 18, producing the protein MKKTTFHRRPPYPLPALTFPATSLRRLLGSGAPPTAGPSAPARFPPSPTPTRTHLRRGPSLPGRAFAASHPGPDAPPAPPPPPPPPPGSHAPPAAALRAPMRLPPPATHRRRRRLWIQRRASRSREQNLARTPAFGPPSEGRALTPSCLAQDDRTASHGGVDPLAWLASILRRRGFYLAAWHVGQHSLPLPTVVQLHPSELPPGSTHLHRASHTVVHQQGGKHSEVEVCRDAPSKSQLP; encoded by the exons atgaaaaaaacaaCGTTCCATCGGCGCCCACCTTATCCACTCCCCGCGCTGACCTTCCCCGCAAcctccctccgccgcctcctcggCTCCGGCGCGCCTCCCACCGCCGGCCCCTCGGCCCCGGCGCGCTTCCCGCCGTCACCTACACCGACCCGGACGCACCTCCGCCGCGGCCCATCTCTGCCAGGACGCGCCTTCGCTGCCTCCCACCCCGGCCCCGACGCAcctccagcccccccccccccccccccccccccccccggttcccacgcgcctcccgccgccgccctccgggccccgatgcgcctcccgccgccggccaCCCATCGCCGACGCCGTAGGCTGTGGATCCAGCGGAGGGCTTCGCGGAGTCGGGAGCAGAACCTCGCTCGCACACCTGCGTTTGGGCCGCCGTCGGAGGGCCGTGCTCTAACTCCCTCCTGCCTCGCTCAGGATGATCGAACTGCATCGCACGGTGGAGTAGACCCGCTGGCGTGGCTGGCTTCTATTCTTCGCCGTCGGGGCTTCTACCTAGCCGCTTGGCATGTCGGTCAGCACTCCCTCCCCCTCCCTACAGTCGTCCAGCTCCACCCATCTGAGCTTCCTCCAGGTAGCACTCACCTGCACCGTGCTTCCCACACTGTCGTGCATCAACAAGGAGGCAAG CATTCAGAGGTGGAAGTGTGCAGAGACGCACCGTCCAAGTCCCAATTGCCCTGA
- the LOC123119819 gene encoding uncharacterized protein isoform X1 — protein sequence MVVGLMRRCSCTATCFEPSVVVGVETRLGQGGGRSGPGVAAQAAAGICRGGRWVRSAPADPGEILQREREHHDCHGLNYFAEILEKLNGIILLIGNLGIDFSPEKVDRGSDNGRNTAAREEIIIWKILDEEEAKVGRSIEQEFQTQVTPRTSASDHSFFRQRKDHSPSPRVAHLRATRGCPRPVRRDHPSSDLTASTKM from the exons ATGGTCGTGGGATTGATGCGGAGATGCTCGTGCACGGCGACCTGCTTCGAGCCGTCGGTGGTGGTCGGAGTGGAGACGCGCCTCGGCCAGGGAGGCGGCAGATCTGGGCCAGGAGTGGCCGCGCAagcggcggccgggatctgccgcGGCGGCCGGTGGGTGCGGTCTGCCCCTGCTGACCCCGGCGAGATTCTGCAG agagagagagagcatcatGACTGCCATGGCTTGAACTATTTTGCTGAGATCCTGGAAAAATTGAATGGTATAATTCTGTTAATTGGGAACCTTGGAATTGATTTTTCACCTGAAAAG GTTGATCGAGGGTCGGATAATGGACGTAACACAGCTGCTAGAGAAGAGATTATAATATGGAAAATATTAGATGAGGAGGAAGCTAAAGTTGGTAGATCAATTGAGCAAGAGTTCCAGACCCAG GTTACACCAAGAACAAGTGCCTCAGATCATTCATTTTTCAGGCAGCGGAAGGATCACTCCCCCTCCCCTCGCGTCGCCCACCTGAGGGCGACTCGAGGGTGCCCTCGCCCCGTCCGCCGTGACCACCCCTCTTCGGATCTCACCGCCTCGACCAAAAT GTGA
- the LOC123119819 gene encoding uncharacterized protein isoform X2: MVVGLMRRCSCTATCFEPSVVVGVETRLGQGGGRSGPGVAAQAAAGICRGGRWVRSAPADPGEILQREREHHDCHGLNYFAEILEKLNGIILLIGNLGIDFSPEKVDRGSDNGRNTAAREEIIIWKILDEEEAKVGRSIEQEFQTQAAEGSLPLPSRRPPEGDSRVPSPRPP; the protein is encoded by the exons ATGGTCGTGGGATTGATGCGGAGATGCTCGTGCACGGCGACCTGCTTCGAGCCGTCGGTGGTGGTCGGAGTGGAGACGCGCCTCGGCCAGGGAGGCGGCAGATCTGGGCCAGGAGTGGCCGCGCAagcggcggccgggatctgccgcGGCGGCCGGTGGGTGCGGTCTGCCCCTGCTGACCCCGGCGAGATTCTGCAG agagagagagagcatcatGACTGCCATGGCTTGAACTATTTTGCTGAGATCCTGGAAAAATTGAATGGTATAATTCTGTTAATTGGGAACCTTGGAATTGATTTTTCACCTGAAAAG GTTGATCGAGGGTCGGATAATGGACGTAACACAGCTGCTAGAGAAGAGATTATAATATGGAAAATATTAGATGAGGAGGAAGCTAAAGTTGGTAGATCAATTGAGCAAGAGTTCCAGACCCAG GCAGCGGAAGGATCACTCCCCCTCCCCTCGCGTCGCCCACCTGAGGGCGACTCGAGGGTGCCCTCGCCCCGTCCGCCGTGA
- the LOC123119819 gene encoding uncharacterized protein isoform X3: MYADVGDSKMREREHHDCHGLNYFAEILEKLNGIILLIGNLGIDFSPEKVDRGSDNGRNTAAREEIIIWKILDEEEAKVGRSIEQEFQTQVTPRTSASDHSFFRQRKDHSPSPRVAHLRATRGCPRPVRRDHPSSDLTASTKM, from the exons ATGTATGCCGACGTCGGTGACTCTAAGATG agagagagagagcatcatGACTGCCATGGCTTGAACTATTTTGCTGAGATCCTGGAAAAATTGAATGGTATAATTCTGTTAATTGGGAACCTTGGAATTGATTTTTCACCTGAAAAG GTTGATCGAGGGTCGGATAATGGACGTAACACAGCTGCTAGAGAAGAGATTATAATATGGAAAATATTAGATGAGGAGGAAGCTAAAGTTGGTAGATCAATTGAGCAAGAGTTCCAGACCCAG GTTACACCAAGAACAAGTGCCTCAGATCATTCATTTTTCAGGCAGCGGAAGGATCACTCCCCCTCCCCTCGCGTCGCCCACCTGAGGGCGACTCGAGGGTGCCCTCGCCCCGTCCGCCGTGACCACCCCTCTTCGGATCTCACCGCCTCGACCAAAAT GTGA